A genomic segment from Bradyrhizobium sp. CB1015 encodes:
- a CDS encoding HlyD family secretion protein: protein MAISRDQTARVLRQEAVEDQTGAGAASETSAPPADAPPAEQLRAHVAEETKRPTREAPEKPVDKPAAPAPDATAPKSGAPKSGAPKSGKRKFVLTGVGLALALAVAGYAGYYTLVGRFYTSTDDAYVRANNTMLGARVAGHISSILAGDNTPVRAGDIVFRIDDGDYRIAVEAAATKIATQQATIDRIGRQVAALDSQVAQAKAQLVSAEAGLKRADLDYERQQALSSKGFASRATFESSEAGRDQGAAAVKAARAAYEVAVSNVDVAKAQQAEAQAQLAELKTTLAKAERDLGFTAVRAPVNGTFSNRLVNTGDFVAVGQRLGNIVPLDDVYIDANFKETQLKRIRPGQPVTIKVDAYGMRKFSGVVDSIAAGAGSVFTLLPPDNATGNFTKIVQRVPVRIRVPKSVAKQNLLRAGMSVYATVDTNKGAADADSEVDLDDPTVHPQ from the coding sequence GGAAGCGGTGGAGGACCAGACGGGCGCTGGTGCTGCCTCCGAGACATCCGCACCCCCTGCCGACGCACCCCCTGCCGAGCAGCTGCGCGCTCACGTGGCCGAGGAAACGAAGCGTCCGACCCGCGAGGCGCCGGAGAAGCCGGTCGATAAGCCGGCCGCACCTGCGCCGGACGCCACCGCGCCCAAGTCCGGTGCGCCCAAGTCCGGTGCGCCCAAGTCCGGCAAGCGCAAATTCGTCCTGACCGGCGTCGGCCTCGCGCTGGCGCTCGCCGTTGCAGGCTATGCCGGCTATTACACGCTGGTCGGCCGCTTCTACACCTCGACCGACGACGCCTATGTTCGCGCCAACAACACCATGCTCGGCGCGCGCGTCGCCGGCCACATCTCCTCGATCCTGGCCGGCGACAACACGCCCGTCCGAGCCGGCGACATCGTCTTCCGCATCGACGATGGCGATTACAGAATCGCGGTCGAAGCCGCCGCGACCAAGATCGCGACCCAGCAGGCCACCATCGATCGCATCGGCCGCCAGGTCGCAGCTCTCGACAGCCAGGTCGCCCAGGCCAAGGCGCAGCTCGTCTCCGCCGAAGCGGGCCTCAAGCGCGCCGATCTCGATTATGAGCGCCAGCAGGCGCTGAGCAGCAAGGGCTTTGCCTCGCGCGCCACCTTCGAGAGCTCGGAAGCCGGCCGCGACCAGGGCGCCGCCGCGGTCAAGGCCGCGCGAGCCGCCTACGAGGTTGCCGTCAGCAATGTCGACGTCGCCAAGGCGCAGCAGGCCGAAGCGCAGGCCCAGCTCGCCGAGCTCAAGACCACGCTCGCCAAGGCCGAGCGCGACCTCGGCTTCACCGCGGTGCGCGCGCCGGTGAACGGCACGTTCTCGAACCGTCTGGTCAACACCGGCGACTTCGTCGCGGTCGGCCAGCGCCTCGGCAACATCGTGCCGCTGGACGACGTCTATATCGACGCCAACTTCAAGGAGACGCAGCTCAAGCGCATCCGCCCCGGCCAGCCGGTGACGATCAAGGTCGATGCCTACGGCATGCGCAAGTTCTCCGGCGTCGTCGACAGCATCGCGGCAGGCGCGGGCTCGGTGTTCACGCTGCTGCCGCCCGACAACGCCACCGGCAATTTCACCAAGATCGTGCAGCGCGTGCCGGTCCGCATCCGCGTGCCCAAATCGGTGGCGAAGCAGAACCTGCTCCGCGCCGGCATGTCGGTCTACGCCACCGTCGACACCAACAAGGGCGCCGCCGACGCCGACAGCGAGGTCGATCTCGACGATCCCACGGTCCATCCGCAGTAG